A DNA window from Niabella yanshanensis contains the following coding sequences:
- a CDS encoding FecR family protein, protein MLYSVEDLVINDSFIAYCMQQDADDRSFWDEYLEQHPDALPVVEEARLLVLGLKYMLQKKQNELSAGDEKSGHALYVPEATVQQLNPVPDTERNNSFKRKRAWAVAMIVLGVMALGIFYQTSRSVNSNEKPIEKIVSTKIPVESKPGELKTLVLPDNSAVTLNMGSTLKIDEGFGTGNRDVYLDGEAFFEVTHNKNLPFVVHVKDYKVKVLGTRFNVKAYKNDRLSETSLIEGSVQIIVNKNGKDEVYKTLEVNQKFTTEADSSTLTAIAKDMGGEVVPLSYYNEKQAVETAWTKELLIFEGQSLDEIKNILERKFGVTITIPDQKVQQYMYSANFTNESIDEILKALQLSYPFSYKKEGNTIIINK, encoded by the coding sequence ATGCTTTATTCTGTAGAAGACCTGGTTATCAACGACTCATTTATTGCTTACTGCATGCAACAGGATGCGGATGACAGGTCATTCTGGGATGAATACCTGGAACAGCATCCGGATGCGCTCCCGGTTGTAGAAGAAGCGCGGCTGCTGGTGCTGGGGCTGAAATATATGCTGCAGAAAAAGCAAAATGAGCTGTCTGCCGGCGATGAAAAAAGCGGGCATGCACTTTATGTGCCGGAAGCTACAGTTCAACAATTAAACCCGGTTCCTGATACAGAGCGCAACAATTCTTTTAAAAGAAAACGGGCCTGGGCTGTAGCGATGATTGTCTTAGGGGTAATGGCCTTGGGTATTTTTTACCAGACCAGCCGGTCTGTTAATAGCAATGAAAAACCGATAGAAAAAATTGTTTCAACAAAAATACCTGTTGAGTCGAAACCGGGTGAGCTCAAAACATTGGTATTGCCGGACAACTCCGCCGTTACCCTGAATATGGGCTCAACTTTAAAAATTGATGAAGGGTTCGGTACTGGTAACCGGGACGTTTACCTGGATGGAGAAGCCTTTTTTGAAGTAACACATAATAAAAACCTGCCTTTTGTAGTACATGTAAAAGACTATAAAGTAAAAGTGCTTGGAACAAGGTTTAATGTAAAAGCATATAAAAATGACAGACTAAGCGAAACCTCTTTGATAGAGGGAAGTGTGCAAATCATCGTGAATAAAAACGGGAAAGATGAAGTGTATAAAACATTAGAAGTAAATCAAAAATTTACAACCGAAGCCGATTCTTCTACTTTGACTGCAATTGCCAAAGATATGGGGGGAGAGGTAGTTCCTTTGTCTTACTATAATGAGAAACAGGCTGTGGAAACAGCATGGACAAAAGAATTGCTCATTTTTGAGGGGCAATCTTTGGATGAGATTAAAAATATACTGGAGCGAAAATTCGGTGTTACAATCACTATCCCAGACCAAAAGGTTCAGCAGTATATGTATTCTGCTAATTTTACTAACGAGTCCATTGACGAAATATTAAAAGCTTTGCAGTTGTCCTACCCCTTTTCCTACAAAAAAGAAGGAAACACAATCATTATAAATAAATAA
- a CDS encoding SusD/RagB family nutrient-binding outer membrane lipoprotein encodes MNRSIYKYMLLCCIISATCISCSKFDQINTNPDTTTTARSEWLATSMLGSVTVSDISTQKAFAQPFMLSKYTIWKEGGPESMQYNRFGRIDFNRLTVLRNVDPMIANAPSEALKNSYTALGHFIRAWQFFQTTMRVGDIPYSEAIKGESDKNIKPKYDSQKEVFKGILNELDQADELFKTGADFSGDIIYGGKTAKWRKLVNSFQLHVLMNLHKKTADADLNVIGRFQKIVAERPLMEDYTDNFAVEYKNSAGSCYPWSNTPVQTNPFIIYSALTTTFVNPLKANQDRRLFYVAEPAKAKIAAGGLASSYDSYLGLEPSNTMADIVATYNAGNFSDFNKRYVELFNAEPVGLLCVWDVKFLMAEATIRGWVSGTTAQAYYAAGIQQSMKFLVNYTPVAYRHGVTMDDAYISGYPLTAGVALTGSIENRIKQIITQKYLAGFLQNCDYNAWYENRRTGYPEFVLNPATNLNTPSTKFPLRWLYPSTELTNNSENLDAAIKSQYSGNDNVNETMWLLK; translated from the coding sequence ATGAACCGTTCTATATACAAATATATGTTGCTATGCTGCATTATCAGTGCAACATGTATAAGCTGCAGCAAGTTTGATCAGATTAATACGAACCCGGACACCACCACTACTGCCCGGTCGGAATGGCTGGCTACCAGCATGCTGGGATCTGTCACCGTAAGCGATATCAGCACACAAAAGGCATTTGCACAACCGTTCATGTTGAGCAAATACACTATCTGGAAAGAAGGCGGTCCTGAATCCATGCAGTACAACCGGTTTGGACGCATAGATTTTAACAGGTTGACGGTATTACGTAATGTAGATCCCATGATTGCCAATGCTCCGTCTGAAGCCTTAAAGAATTCATATACTGCCCTGGGTCATTTTATAAGGGCATGGCAGTTTTTTCAAACAACCATGCGTGTAGGCGATATACCTTATTCAGAAGCCATAAAGGGAGAGTCTGATAAAAATATCAAGCCAAAGTACGACAGTCAAAAAGAGGTTTTTAAGGGCATTTTAAATGAGCTGGACCAGGCTGATGAGCTCTTTAAAACCGGTGCTGATTTTTCGGGAGATATTATCTATGGAGGGAAAACTGCCAAGTGGAGAAAACTGGTCAACTCTTTCCAGCTCCATGTTTTGATGAACCTGCATAAAAAAACAGCTGATGCCGATTTGAATGTAATAGGTCGTTTTCAGAAAATTGTAGCGGAGCGGCCATTGATGGAAGATTATACAGATAATTTTGCGGTAGAATATAAGAATTCTGCAGGAAGTTGTTATCCCTGGTCCAATACTCCTGTTCAAACCAACCCTTTTATTATTTATTCCGCATTAACCACAACATTTGTTAACCCTTTAAAAGCCAACCAGGACCGGCGCTTGTTTTATGTAGCCGAACCAGCTAAAGCAAAAATTGCTGCAGGAGGCCTTGCATCAAGCTATGACTCTTACCTGGGCCTTGAACCTTCCAATACAATGGCGGATATCGTGGCGACCTATAATGCGGGTAATTTCTCAGATTTTAATAAACGATATGTGGAGTTGTTTAATGCAGAACCCGTAGGCTTGCTTTGTGTATGGGACGTAAAGTTCCTGATGGCAGAAGCTACCATAAGAGGCTGGGTATCGGGCACAACAGCGCAGGCTTACTATGCAGCGGGTATACAGCAGTCTATGAAGTTCCTGGTAAACTACACGCCGGTGGCATACAGGCACGGTGTGACAATGGACGATGCTTATATAAGCGGATATCCATTGACCGCAGGTGTTGCATTAACAGGTAGTATTGAAAACCGGATCAAGCAGATCATTACACAAAAATACCTGGCGGGATTTTTACAGAACTGTGATTATAATGCATGGTACGAAAACAGGAGAACAGGTTACCCTGAATTTGTTTTAAACCCGGCTACCAATCTTAATACGCCGTCTACAAAGTTCCCGCTTCGCTGGCTGTATCCTTCCACAGAACTAACGAATAACAGCGAAAACCTGGATGCTGCCATTAAAAGCCAGTACAGTGGTAATGATAATGTAAACGAAACAATGTGGCTACTTAAGTAA
- a CDS encoding deoxyguanosinetriphosphate triphosphohydrolase, giving the protein MAMNWVNCFSSKRYGIEYTTEDERSDFERDWDRIIFSSPFRRLQNKTQVFPLPEEIFVHNRLTHSLEVASVGRSLGGLIGERLAQLPQVAADSRAADFYTNNLKYVIAAACLAHDMGNPAFGHSGEDAISKYFRKRDTEKPDDMAFKQLFTPAQWKDLTTFEGNANALRILTMYQNGRAKGGFRLTYSTLGSIIKYPCESLASGNKKRVHQKKYGYFNIDEPVFLAIAKELNMVIDEGKELMVYKRHPFVFIVEAADDICYNIIDFEDAHRLGLLDYEEVRDSFINIIQHHTSNIERVKQIAEDLRADPNESIAYLRAKAINVLINKCTEVFWQHKDEILEGSFNQSLLDAIPGMQDALSHINQVSVARIYNAKKVIELEIAGFRIMSGLVEDFVTAALTPKEVRDKEHKKILELLPQQFRFDEAGSPYEKVMRMLDFISGMTDVYALKLYRKLRGIEI; this is encoded by the coding sequence ATGGCAATGAACTGGGTCAATTGTTTTTCTTCAAAGAGGTACGGTATTGAATATACAACGGAAGATGAAAGAAGCGATTTTGAAAGAGATTGGGACCGCATTATATTTTCAAGTCCCTTCAGGCGCTTGCAAAATAAAACCCAGGTATTCCCATTGCCCGAGGAAATTTTTGTTCACAACCGTTTAACGCATTCGCTCGAGGTGGCCAGTGTCGGACGCTCTTTAGGAGGTTTAATAGGCGAGCGGCTGGCGCAGTTGCCCCAAGTGGCAGCCGATAGCCGGGCTGCAGACTTTTATACCAATAACCTTAAATACGTAATTGCCGCTGCCTGCCTGGCGCACGATATGGGTAACCCCGCTTTTGGTCATTCGGGAGAAGATGCTATTTCCAAATATTTCAGAAAGAGAGATACTGAAAAACCCGATGATATGGCGTTTAAGCAGTTATTTACGCCTGCACAGTGGAAAGATCTCACCACCTTCGAGGGAAACGCGAATGCCCTGCGTATTTTAACCATGTACCAGAATGGAAGGGCCAAGGGCGGTTTCCGCCTTACTTACAGCACATTGGGCTCCATCATCAAATATCCGTGCGAGTCACTGGCATCAGGCAATAAGAAGAGGGTGCATCAAAAAAAATACGGCTATTTTAACATTGATGAGCCTGTTTTCCTGGCCATAGCAAAGGAGCTGAATATGGTGATTGATGAAGGGAAGGAACTGATGGTGTACAAGCGTCATCCCTTTGTTTTTATTGTAGAAGCGGCAGATGACATCTGTTATAATATCATTGATTTTGAAGATGCACATCGTTTGGGACTGTTGGATTATGAAGAAGTGCGCGATAGCTTTATCAACATTATACAACATCACACCAGCAATATTGAGCGGGTGAAACAAATAGCAGAAGACCTGCGCGCTGATCCAAATGAATCGATTGCCTACCTGCGTGCAAAAGCAATTAATGTGCTGATCAATAAATGTACTGAGGTGTTCTGGCAGCACAAAGACGAAATTCTGGAAGGCAGCTTTAACCAAAGTCTGTTGGATGCCATACCTGGGATGCAGGATGCGCTGTCCCACATCAATCAAGTTTCAGTAGCAAGGATTTATAATGCTAAAAAAGTAATAGAACTGGAGATCGCCGGTTTCCGTATTATGTCAGGCCTGGTTGAAGATTTCGTTACCGCTGCACTAACTCCAAAAGAAGTAAGAGACAAAGAGCACAAAAAAATTTTGGAGTTATTGCCTCAGCAGTTCCGGTTTGATGAAGCGGGCTCACCTTATGAAAAGGTGATGCGGATGCTCGATTTTATCTCTGGTATGACCGATGTATACGCCTTAAAGCTATATAGAAAGCTAAGGGGTATTGAGATATAG
- a CDS encoding SusC/RagA family TonB-linked outer membrane protein — MKLCIALLCLTATQVAATTLRSQETVSLNLNKAKLSSVLKTIEKESDYRFAFSNKVVDRIAITLKIENVPVLNLLPTLLDGTGLEFQKLNDKLIVVREKTIATIIVKGMVANDKGEPVAGVTITSDKGITTVTNIKGEYSIEVNEDATLTFTHVSYKSQTVKVNGQTSVNVVLQDAERSLDEVVVTALGIKRQEKALGYATQKVGGQSLQTVKGVDLGTSLTGKVAGLVVKNSTEFNGKPNLEMRGETPLIIIDGVQYSNVTLRDIPTDDIESIDFLKGPTAAALYGADGKNGAVMISTKKGKGKGLSVDFNSNNMFTLGYLTIPKVQTSYGHGENGKITDDYVWGPKLNIGDSALQWNPVTKKEEMMPLITRGKDNLKNFMQTGFVTNNNVSVTQTGDNGYFRAGINHIYNKGQFPNQTLKITNFTMSGEMRAGNKFSLETHMGYTRKEAPNVWGSGYGDQGYLYQILMWTGPEYDLSQYKDYWAVKDQKQNWLYKNWYDNPYYMAYEKLWGLNQNLFNASLTANYKFTPDLKLMLRSGYDYFKDEDIVRNAIGAISTRGQNINFRLDPDRRGAMSWSWNAKGLYGQHQSWGFTSTTDAILSYQKTLGKFGIDVLGGGSMRYLEFRQQGSRTRNGLNVPGWYSLANAIPSTVLGEDAIVTNFGFERSQVNSVYGKATLSWNNAIFVDVTGRNDWFSTQPKTERSYFYPSVAGSFILSEYLNLPQWVNMWKLRGSWTVSKYPANIYEINRAYTPGSVLGNVAASYPNNLYPLDLLPTTERTWEIGTAAYMFKQRLRLDVAYFNKLYFDRKITPAISSASGFGTTLINTAEQLVRRGMEITLDGTVIKNQNLTWNSLINWSFQHRYYKTLDPVYSTDDAFTKIGGRYDAYKREILLKDLNGNIIHQNGYPVESDYQYQIGYGDPDFSFGFSNTVNWKNIIFGISIDGRIGGLMYNYIWDKMFDTGVHPDTDNEFRYDEVVNGLKNYVGSGVKVVSGEVKYDKYGNITSDTRQYAPNDVAVGYQSYMQDISGKGEHGVMSESFAKLREISIGYQLPKSFLGNSKIKNASISLTAQNVLLVTKFKFSDPDRDTEDLNAPSQRMVGFNIKLGL; from the coding sequence ATGAAATTATGTATTGCCTTGCTATGCCTGACGGCTACGCAGGTTGCAGCAACAACACTTCGATCGCAGGAAACAGTTTCTCTCAATTTGAACAAGGCCAAACTGTCCTCCGTTCTTAAAACGATAGAGAAGGAGTCGGATTACCGTTTTGCTTTTAGCAACAAAGTTGTTGACAGAATTGCCATTACACTGAAAATAGAGAATGTACCGGTACTCAACCTGCTTCCTACATTACTGGATGGCACTGGGCTTGAATTTCAAAAGCTGAATGACAAACTTATTGTGGTGCGGGAAAAAACCATAGCAACTATTATTGTAAAAGGAATGGTGGCAAATGATAAAGGAGAACCTGTAGCCGGAGTAACGATTACCTCTGATAAAGGGATAACTACAGTCACCAATATAAAGGGAGAATACAGTATAGAAGTGAACGAAGATGCGACGCTGACTTTTACACATGTCAGCTATAAATCGCAAACGGTGAAAGTGAACGGTCAGACCTCAGTTAATGTGGTACTGCAGGATGCGGAAAGATCGCTGGACGAGGTTGTTGTTACGGCGCTGGGTATTAAGCGCCAGGAAAAAGCCCTGGGCTATGCAACACAGAAAGTAGGAGGCCAAAGCCTGCAAACCGTAAAAGGAGTGGATCTGGGTACTTCACTTACCGGAAAAGTAGCAGGGTTGGTAGTAAAAAACTCAACAGAGTTTAATGGCAAACCCAACCTTGAAATGCGTGGAGAAACGCCATTGATTATTATCGACGGTGTTCAATACTCCAATGTTACATTACGGGATATACCAACAGATGATATTGAAAGCATCGACTTTTTGAAAGGCCCGACAGCCGCGGCATTGTATGGTGCCGATGGTAAAAATGGTGCGGTGATGATCAGTACCAAAAAAGGAAAAGGCAAGGGATTGTCGGTTGATTTTAACAGCAATAATATGTTTACACTGGGCTACCTTACTATTCCCAAAGTGCAAACCTCTTATGGACATGGAGAAAATGGTAAAATAACGGACGATTATGTTTGGGGACCTAAACTGAATATTGGCGACAGTGCTCTTCAGTGGAATCCTGTTACCAAAAAAGAAGAAATGATGCCCCTGATTACCCGGGGGAAAGATAACCTGAAGAACTTTATGCAAACGGGATTTGTTACCAATAACAATGTCAGCGTTACGCAAACAGGCGATAATGGCTATTTCCGCGCGGGCATCAACCACATTTATAATAAAGGGCAGTTCCCCAATCAAACATTAAAGATCACGAACTTTACGATGAGCGGAGAAATGCGTGCCGGCAACAAGTTTAGCCTGGAAACGCATATGGGCTATACCCGTAAGGAAGCGCCAAACGTATGGGGATCAGGCTATGGTGATCAGGGGTACCTGTACCAAATATTGATGTGGACCGGGCCCGAATACGATCTTTCTCAATACAAGGATTATTGGGCCGTTAAAGATCAAAAACAAAACTGGTTGTACAAGAACTGGTATGATAATCCTTACTACATGGCTTACGAAAAGTTATGGGGCCTGAACCAGAATTTATTCAATGCCAGCCTAACGGCTAATTACAAATTTACACCAGACCTGAAATTGATGCTTCGTAGCGGGTATGATTATTTTAAAGATGAAGATATTGTCAGGAACGCCATAGGTGCTATTTCTACGAGAGGGCAGAATATTAACTTTCGCCTGGACCCTGATCGTCGGGGTGCTATGAGCTGGAGCTGGAATGCAAAAGGTCTTTACGGACAGCATCAAAGCTGGGGCTTTACCTCTACCACTGATGCGATATTAAGTTATCAAAAAACTCTTGGCAAATTTGGTATAGATGTATTGGGTGGTGGATCTATGCGCTACCTGGAGTTCCGTCAGCAGGGCTCGCGTACCCGTAACGGTTTAAATGTACCGGGCTGGTATTCCTTAGCGAATGCTATTCCTTCTACGGTATTAGGCGAGGATGCAATTGTAACCAACTTTGGCTTTGAGCGCTCACAGGTAAACAGCGTTTACGGGAAAGCAACCCTCTCCTGGAATAATGCAATTTTTGTTGACGTAACGGGCAGGAACGATTGGTTCTCTACACAGCCTAAAACAGAACGTTCTTACTTCTATCCTTCAGTTGCCGGTAGCTTTATTCTTTCAGAATACTTAAACCTGCCGCAATGGGTGAATATGTGGAAATTGAGAGGTTCATGGACCGTTTCCAAATATCCCGCAAATATCTATGAGATCAACAGGGCATATACGCCGGGATCTGTATTAGGCAATGTTGCAGCTTCTTATCCCAATAACTTATACCCACTTGATCTGCTGCCAACTACCGAAAGAACCTGGGAGATAGGAACAGCGGCTTATATGTTTAAACAGCGGCTTCGTTTGGATGTTGCTTATTTCAATAAACTATATTTCGACAGGAAGATAACACCGGCTATCTCTTCTGCATCCGGTTTTGGTACCACACTAATCAATACTGCCGAGCAACTGGTTCGCCGCGGTATGGAGATCACCCTGGATGGAACCGTTATAAAAAACCAAAACCTTACCTGGAACTCTTTGATCAACTGGTCGTTCCAGCATCGCTATTATAAAACCTTAGACCCTGTTTATTCTACCGATGATGCGTTTACTAAAATAGGAGGCCGGTACGATGCGTATAAAAGAGAGATTTTGCTTAAAGACCTCAATGGTAATATCATTCACCAGAACGGTTACCCGGTAGAAAGCGATTACCAATACCAGATCGGTTATGGCGATCCCGACTTCTCATTCGGTTTTTCAAACACCGTTAACTGGAAGAACATCATTTTTGGCATTTCTATCGACGGCCGCATTGGTGGTCTGATGTACAATTATATCTGGGATAAAATGTTTGATACGGGTGTACATCCAGACACTGATAACGAGTTTCGTTATGACGAAGTGGTAAACGGATTAAAAAACTATGTGGGAAGCGGAGTAAAAGTAGTTTCGGGTGAAGTAAAGTATGATAAGTATGGCAATATTACCAGCGATACGCGCCAGTATGCGCCCAACGATGTAGCGGTAGGTTACCAGAGTTACATGCAGGACATTTCCGGGAAAGGCGAGCATGGCGTAATGAGCGAAAGCTTTGCCAAATTAAGGGAGATCTCCATCGGTTACCAGTTACCTAAATCTTTCCTGGGCAATTCTAAAATTAAAAATGCTTCTATTTCGCTAACCGCTCAGAATGTACTATTGGTAACGAAGTTTAAGTTTTCCGATCCGGACAGGGATACAGAGGACCTGAATGCACCTTCCCAAAGGATGGTTGGTTTCAATATTAAGTTAGGTCTATAA
- a CDS encoding family 10 glycosylhydrolase, protein MFTRYLSFFALIAVVSMSSCSSHKPLTHHASQAGIQPTTVPDAVREFRAAWGATVANINWPSKPGLPAGEQQKEAIALLDFLKEHHFNAVIFQVRPQADALYKSALEPWSYYLTGQQGKAPEPFYDPLEFWVKAAHERGLELHVWLNPYRAHHVAGGPVSDQSLVKTQPGLVVSLKEGYWWFDPSLKETQDHGVNVVMDIVKRYDIDGVHFDDYFYPYPSYNKNEDFPDTVSWKKYQLAGGTLSRGDWRRKSVNDFIERLYSEIKKEKKHVKFGLSPFGIWRPGYPASVEGFDQYEELYADAKLWLNKGWIDYFSPQLYWPASRLAQSYPVLLGWWSGENTMNRHLWPGISVGRDTSSINTTEVINEIMISRGVTPQSSGVVHWSMSSLTKNTKLAQALLDGPYKKQALVPPSSWLDPIAPVAPIVRLKKEQDIVTVNWSHLGKNDVSQWVIYYQYGKSWNYQILNSEAESLTLKNGEGKNTLNSIAVSAVDRSGNESVKTTVFPDIVHIESRKAWNASEPRPYKQQVPVRITVHHEGGKVLPDTASAATRLKNIQTWCMGPDRKWTDIPYHYLIAPDGTVYEGRNPLTVGETNTEYDPSGHLLICFLGNYGQQKMNQHLLDVLSRLIAHFCIQYNISPEAISTHRDHSKMTTCPGENIYPYFKNNYVKQRVKELLQQTGGTKG, encoded by the coding sequence ATGTTTACACGGTATTTATCTTTTTTTGCTTTGATAGCGGTCGTTTCAATGAGTTCCTGCTCATCGCATAAGCCTTTGACACATCATGCTTCTCAAGCAGGTATACAACCAACAACCGTTCCGGATGCCGTAAGAGAGTTCAGGGCTGCATGGGGAGCCACCGTTGCCAATATTAACTGGCCCAGTAAACCCGGCCTGCCTGCGGGTGAGCAACAAAAGGAAGCTATTGCATTACTCGATTTTTTAAAGGAGCACCATTTTAATGCCGTGATTTTCCAGGTGAGGCCACAGGCAGATGCGCTTTACAAAAGTGCTTTAGAACCCTGGTCTTATTATCTTACCGGGCAGCAGGGAAAAGCCCCCGAACCCTTTTATGATCCGCTTGAATTTTGGGTTAAAGCTGCACATGAGCGGGGCCTGGAGCTTCATGTATGGCTAAATCCTTATCGCGCCCACCATGTAGCCGGAGGTCCGGTTAGTGATCAGTCATTGGTTAAAACGCAACCTGGCCTGGTCGTTTCTTTGAAGGAAGGTTATTGGTGGTTTGATCCTTCGCTGAAGGAAACACAGGATCATGGTGTGAACGTAGTAATGGATATTGTAAAGAGATATGATATAGACGGTGTGCATTTCGATGATTATTTTTATCCCTATCCTTCTTATAATAAAAATGAAGACTTCCCCGATACAGTCAGCTGGAAAAAATACCAACTGGCGGGTGGAACCTTATCGCGTGGCGATTGGCGCAGGAAAAGCGTCAACGATTTTATTGAGCGTTTATATAGCGAGATAAAGAAGGAGAAGAAACATGTAAAATTCGGACTGAGTCCGTTTGGCATATGGCGTCCCGGCTATCCGGCTTCAGTAGAAGGATTTGATCAGTACGAAGAATTGTATGCGGATGCTAAATTGTGGTTGAACAAGGGTTGGATAGATTATTTCTCTCCCCAATTATACTGGCCTGCCAGCAGGCTGGCACAAAGCTATCCGGTTTTGCTAGGCTGGTGGTCAGGAGAAAATACCATGAACCGCCATTTATGGCCGGGAATAAGCGTAGGCCGCGATACCAGTTCTATCAATACTACGGAGGTTATAAACGAAATCATGATCAGCAGGGGCGTTACGCCCCAAAGCAGTGGGGTGGTGCATTGGAGCATGTCATCACTTACAAAAAACACCAAACTTGCTCAGGCATTGCTGGACGGACCTTATAAAAAACAGGCTTTGGTGCCGCCCAGTAGCTGGTTAGATCCTATAGCGCCTGTGGCGCCAATAGTTAGACTCAAAAAAGAACAGGATATTGTTACTGTTAATTGGTCGCACCTGGGCAAAAATGATGTATCACAATGGGTAATTTATTACCAGTATGGTAAAAGTTGGAATTATCAAATATTGAACAGCGAAGCGGAGTCGCTCACTTTAAAAAATGGCGAAGGAAAAAATACTTTGAACAGTATTGCAGTAAGCGCCGTCGACCGCTCGGGAAATGAAAGCGTAAAAACAACGGTCTTCCCCGATATTGTACACATCGAATCACGCAAAGCCTGGAATGCCAGCGAACCGCGCCCGTACAAGCAACAGGTACCTGTACGCATTACCGTGCATCATGAGGGCGGTAAAGTATTACCGGATACGGCAAGCGCTGCTACCCGCCTGAAAAATATCCAGACCTGGTGCATGGGACCCGACCGGAAATGGACGGACATTCCTTATCACTACCTTATTGCGCCGGACGGAACCGTATATGAAGGGCGTAATCCGCTTACGGTTGGCGAAACCAATACAGAATATGATCCTTCCGGTCATTTGCTGATCTGTTTTTTAGGAAATTACGGTCAGCAAAAAATGAATCAGCACCTGTTGGACGTTCTTTCCAGGCTAATCGCTCATTTTTGTATTCAATACAATATTTCACCTGAAGCCATCTCAACCCACCGCGATCACAGTAAAATGACCACCTGCCCTGGAGAAAACATCTATCCTTATTTTAAAAATAATTACGTAAAACAGCGGGTGAAAGAGCTGTTGCAACAAACCGGCGGTACTAAAGGGTGA
- a CDS encoding RNA polymerase sigma factor yields MKIIDNWYCNHRGRLLAIACQKGYSYEEAKDIVQQFFLDILQKELGDIKNPGAFLLTAFKNRLIDLYRADRAKPAFEVTPDVPSTQDIIEDLESDAALVEKIANAYKNLPARYRRVIYMKYYQGLTTEQIVDETGFTYQTVYNNLSKGIQLLRRNLADHSGKTANLKLAALLGILFSQNFFE; encoded by the coding sequence ATGAAAATTATAGACAACTGGTATTGCAATCACAGGGGGCGACTTTTGGCAATTGCTTGTCAAAAGGGCTACAGTTATGAGGAAGCGAAGGACATTGTGCAACAATTTTTTTTAGACATCTTACAAAAAGAACTGGGCGACATCAAAAACCCCGGGGCTTTTCTGCTAACTGCATTTAAAAACCGGTTGATAGACCTGTACCGCGCTGACAGAGCTAAACCTGCATTTGAGGTAACCCCCGATGTGCCGTCTACACAGGATATTATCGAAGATTTGGAGTCAGACGCAGCATTGGTAGAAAAAATTGCCAATGCTTATAAAAACCTGCCCGCACGTTACAGACGTGTCATTTATATGAAATACTACCAGGGTTTGACCACAGAGCAAATTGTGGACGAAACCGGTTTTACCTACCAGACCGTTTATAATAATCTTTCCAAAGGAATTCAGCTGTTACGGCGGAACCTGGCGGATCATTCCGGCAAGACAGCCAACCTGAAATTAGCGGCATTACTGGGAATTTTATTTTCTCAGAATTTTTTTGAATAA
- a CDS encoding O-acetyl-ADP-ribose deacetylase, translating into MIELIKGDITKIAVDAIVNAANSSLLGGGGVDGAIHRDGGPAILEDCRKIRARQGGCKTGEAVITTAGNLPAQYVIHTVGPVWQNGQQGEKELLRQAYYNSLKLAAKNNVLSISFPNISTGIYGFPKGQAASIAIQTVREFITKQAIIQRVIFVCFDEENHAVYQPILEE; encoded by the coding sequence ATGATCGAACTGATAAAGGGAGATATCACTAAAATAGCAGTAGACGCTATTGTAAACGCAGCCAACTCTTCGCTGCTGGGAGGCGGAGGTGTGGATGGCGCGATTCACAGGGATGGCGGCCCTGCTATACTCGAAGACTGCCGGAAAATAAGAGCCCGGCAGGGTGGGTGTAAAACCGGAGAAGCTGTGATCACCACTGCAGGCAATTTGCCTGCGCAATATGTAATACATACGGTGGGTCCCGTTTGGCAAAACGGACAACAGGGAGAAAAAGAATTATTGCGTCAGGCGTATTACAATAGCCTGAAACTGGCGGCAAAGAATAATGTGTTGAGTATTTCATTTCCCAATATCAGCACCGGCATTTATGGATTTCCTAAGGGCCAGGCAGCTTCTATTGCCATTCAAACCGTTCGAGAGTTTATCACTAAACAAGCCATCATTCAAAGGGTCATTTTTGTTTGCTTTGATGAGGAAAATCATGCTGTTTATCAGCCAATTCTTGAAGAATAG